The Candidatus Bathyarchaeia archaeon genome includes the window CTTGGCTTGGCGCTTGAGCAATGCCATATCCCATACGCCCTAAGCTTCACCTTCACGACGGCCGTTAGGCTGGTCCCCACTATGGCCCTCGATGCGCAAGAGATCATCGATGCCCAAAGGTCTAGGGGCTTGGAGCTTGAGAGGGGCGGACTCCTGAGGAGGGTGAGGAATTATATCCCAATCCTCGTACCGCTCATAGTTTGCGCCATAAGGCGGAGCTTGGAGATGGCGGAGGCGCTGGAATCGAGGGCCTTCGGGGCCTCGGAGAGGAGGACCTCGCTGGTTACGCTGAGGATGGGGCCGCGGGATTACATCCTCATGGCCCTTTCGATCGCCCTCTTGGCCTCGTCGATTTACATATCCAGATCCATCCAAATGCCCTCCTTGGATGCCCTCGATGGGATGTTGGGCCTCAGATGGAGGATCGCTTGAAAGCCTCTCGGGAACGCCGCTCCCTTACCAAAAGCGTAAAATATGGAGTCCCCCGATCCTAAACCCGGGCGTGAGGGGGGTTGGCGATAACAAAGTTCAATCGCGCCGTCGAGGGCATAATAGGCGGCGTCCTCTCCTCCCTCTCTTCCATCGACGAGGCCCAAGTCGAGAAGATGATCGATATCCTATTGGAGTCGAGGGATAAGAAGATATTGATCATAGGCGTGGGGAGGAGCGGGCTCGTTGGGAAGGCCTTTGCCATGCGCCTCATGCACTTGGGCTTCAACGTCTACGTCATGGGGGAGACGATAACGCCCGCCATAGGGAAGGGGGATCTGATAATAGCGATCTCCGGATCGGGCACGACGAAGCTAGCCGTCACGGCAGCGGAGATAGGCAAGGAGGTGAACGCGAGGATAATTGCCATAACCTCCTTCCCGGATTCGGACCTTGGGAAGCTCGCGGAGCATGTGGTTGTCGTCAGGGGCAGGACCAAGCTGGCGAAGGAGAAGGATTATTTCTTGAGGCAGATAATGGGAGTCCATGAACCGCTGGCCCCCCTCGGGACGATCTTCGAGATATCCGCGCTCGTCTTCTTGGATAGCCTCGTCGTCGAACTCATGCATAGGCTCGGGGAAACCGAGGAGGAAATGAAGAACAGGCACGCCACCATAGAGTGATTGCTCGCGATCCGATATGTCGGTCCTAATAAGGGATTGCGATTGGATAATCACCGAGGACGCCCATAGGAGCGTCCTGAGGGATAAATCCGTATACATCGAGGATGGCTTGATAATCGAGATCGGTGATAGGATCGGGTGCGAGGCCGATTACGTAATCGATGGATCCAAGAAGCTATTGATGCCCGGCCTCATAAACGCGCATACCCATTTGGCCATGACGCTCTTCAGGGGATACGCCGACGACATGCCCGTCAAGGAATGGTTGGAGACGAAAATATGGCCTTTGGAGGCGTGGCTCGACGAAAGGGACGTCTTCGCCGGCTCAATGCTCGGTTGCCTCGAGATGATAGAGACCGGGACAACTTGCTTCTTGGATATGTACTTCTTCAACAAGGCCACGGCCGATGCCGTCGAGAAATCCGGGCTTAGGGCGGTCCTATCCTACGCGATCCTCGATGCATTCGACCCCGAATCGAAGGGCGCGCCGGATATCGCCCGGAAGCTCGCCTCCTTCAGGAAGGCCCCGGGGGGCGGAAGGGTGGAATATGCCATCGGGCCCCACGCCCCATACTCCTGCTCGGATGAAACCCTGCTCAAATGCAAGGAGAGGGCCATGGAGGAGGACGCGCTGATCCATACGCATATAGCCGAGGCGGAATGGGAGAGGAGGCTATTCGAGGAGAAGCATGGGAAGGGAGTGGTCGCGCATTTGGATGAGATCGGCTTCCTATGCGAGAACTTAGTGGCCGCGCATTGCGTTTGGCTGGATGAGGGGGAGATATCCCTGATGTCCAAGAGGGGTGCCAAGGTGGCCCTCTGCCCCATATCCAATATGAAGCTAGCGGTCGGCGGCCTCGCTCCAGCCCCCAAGATGTTGCGCGGGGGATTGGCCATATCTCTCGGGACCGACGGCGCGGCGAGCAATAACTCCCTCGATATGTTCGGCGCCATGAAGATC containing:
- a CDS encoding amidohydrolase, with the translated sequence MSVLIRDCDWIITEDAHRSVLRDKSVYIEDGLIIEIGDRIGCEADYVIDGSKKLLMPGLINAHTHLAMTLFRGYADDMPVKEWLETKIWPLEAWLDERDVFAGSMLGCLEMIETGTTCFLDMYFFNKATADAVEKSGLRAVLSYAILDAFDPESKGAPDIARKLASFRKAPGGGRVEYAIGPHAPYSCSDETLLKCKERAMEEDALIHTHIAEAEWERRLFEEKHGKGVVAHLDEIGFLCENLVAAHCVWLDEGEISLMSKRGAKVALCPISNMKLAVGGLAPAPKMLRGGLAISLGTDGAASNNSLDMFGAMKICALAHKFAERDPTALPASAVLDFATIGGAMALRKEKEIGSVEVGKRADLILLDLRAPNLRPIHGKDTVVSDVVYSASGFNVDTTIVDGRPLMLNRELLTLDRDEVLEEAEEAALRLLERGRGSA
- the hxlB gene encoding 6-phospho-3-hexuloisomerase, giving the protein MAITKFNRAVEGIIGGVLSSLSSIDEAQVEKMIDILLESRDKKILIIGVGRSGLVGKAFAMRLMHLGFNVYVMGETITPAIGKGDLIIAISGSGTTKLAVTAAEIGKEVNARIIAITSFPDSDLGKLAEHVVVVRGRTKLAKEKDYFLRQIMGVHEPLAPLGTIFEISALVFLDSLVVELMHRLGETEEEMKNRHATIE
- a CDS encoding energy-coupling factor transporter transmembrane component T encodes the protein MSLSLLEGLKFARMDTPLHRADPRAKFLMALSIFASSLLFTNPLALLALLALQIPLILIGRITRRWSKSLRGGAFLAILIFLMNFLTGQGASFSIAMSIRFLCLLSSFSIFFLTTSPDDLGLALEQCHIPYALSFTFTTAVRLVPTMALDAQEIIDAQRSRGLELERGGLLRRVRNYIPILVPLIVCAIRRSLEMAEALESRAFGASERRTSLVTLRMGPRDYILMALSIALLASSIYISRSIQMPSLDALDGMLGLRWRIA